A single genomic interval of Streptomyces sp. NBC_00663 harbors:
- a CDS encoding ABC transporter permease, which translates to MSETTHDGGVAVTAPPSPDEGLTAAQLAAKYGLSVSGARPSLVEYVRQLWDRRHFILAFSRAKLTAQYSQAKLGQLWQVATPLLNALVYFFIFGLLLGARKGIPHDIYVPFLVTGVFVFTFTQSSVLAGVRAISGNLGLVRALHFPRASLPISFALQQLQQLLYSMIVLVVIMVAFGSYPGLSWLLVLPALVLHFVFNTGLALTFARMGSKTPDLAQLMPFVLRTWMYASGVMFSIPAMLADKDMPGWVTEVLQWNPAAIYMDLIRFALIDGYGSDYLPPHVWFFALGWALLAGAFGFVYFWKAEERYGRG; encoded by the coding sequence GTGAGTGAGACAACGCATGACGGCGGAGTCGCGGTGACCGCGCCCCCGTCGCCCGACGAGGGCCTCACGGCGGCACAGCTCGCCGCCAAGTACGGGCTGTCCGTGAGCGGTGCCCGCCCCTCGCTCGTCGAGTACGTCCGCCAGCTCTGGGACCGGCGTCACTTCATCCTCGCGTTCTCGCGGGCGAAGCTGACCGCCCAGTACAGCCAGGCCAAGCTCGGCCAGCTGTGGCAGGTGGCCACCCCGCTGCTCAACGCGCTGGTCTACTTCTTCATCTTCGGCCTGCTGCTGGGCGCCCGGAAGGGCATCCCGCACGACATCTACGTGCCGTTCCTGGTGACTGGTGTGTTCGTCTTCACCTTCACCCAGAGCTCGGTCCTCGCGGGCGTGCGCGCGATCTCCGGCAACCTGGGCCTGGTGCGGGCGCTGCACTTCCCGCGGGCGTCCCTGCCGATCTCGTTCGCGCTCCAGCAGCTCCAACAGCTGCTGTACTCGATGATCGTGCTGGTCGTGATCATGGTGGCGTTCGGCAGCTACCCGGGTCTGTCCTGGCTGCTGGTCCTGCCCGCGCTGGTCCTGCACTTCGTGTTCAACACCGGCCTCGCGCTGACCTTCGCCCGCATGGGCAGCAAGACCCCCGACCTCGCCCAGCTGATGCCGTTCGTGCTGCGCACCTGGATGTACGCGTCCGGCGTGATGTTCAGCATCCCGGCCATGCTCGCCGACAAGGACATGCCGGGCTGGGTCACCGAGGTCCTGCAATGGAACCCCGCCGCCATCTACATGGACCTGATCCGCTTCGCGCTGATCGACGGCTACGGCTCCGATTACCTGCCCCCGCACGTGTGGTTCTTCGCACTGGGCTGGGCGCTGCTCGCCGGGGCCTTCGGATTCGTCTACTTCTGGAAGGCGGAAGAGAGGTACGGCCGTGGCTGA
- a CDS encoding CDP-alcohol phosphatidyltransferase family protein has translation MSRPSVAELRPVVHPAGVKDRRSGEHWMGRLYMREVSLRVDRYLVNTRVTPNQLTYLMTVFGVLAAPALIVPGIPGAVLGVVCVQMYLLLDCVDGEIARWKKQYSLNGVYLDRVGAYLTDAAVLVGFGLRAADLFGSGRIDWLWAFLGTLAALGAILIKAETDLVGVARHQTGKPPVQESAAEMRSSGMALARKAASLLKFHRLILGIEASLLILVLAIVDNVRGDLFFSRLGVAVLAGIALLQTLLHLVSILASSRLK, from the coding sequence ATGTCAAGACCATCGGTAGCTGAACTCCGTCCGGTCGTGCACCCCGCAGGGGTGAAGGACCGGCGCAGCGGTGAGCACTGGATGGGGCGCCTCTACATGCGCGAGGTGTCCCTGCGGGTGGACCGCTACCTGGTGAACACCAGGGTCACGCCCAACCAGCTCACGTACCTGATGACCGTCTTCGGCGTCCTCGCGGCCCCGGCACTGATCGTGCCGGGGATCCCGGGGGCCGTGCTCGGTGTGGTCTGCGTGCAGATGTATCTGCTCCTCGACTGCGTCGACGGCGAGATCGCCCGCTGGAAGAAGCAGTACTCGCTCAACGGCGTCTACCTCGACCGGGTCGGCGCCTATCTGACCGACGCCGCCGTCCTCGTCGGCTTCGGTCTGCGCGCGGCCGACCTGTTCGGCAGCGGCCGTATCGACTGGCTGTGGGCGTTCCTCGGCACCCTCGCCGCGCTCGGCGCCATCCTGATCAAGGCGGAGACCGACCTCGTCGGCGTCGCCCGGCACCAGACCGGCAAGCCGCCGGTCCAGGAGTCGGCGGCCGAGATGCGCTCCTCCGGCATGGCGCTGGCCCGCAAGGCCGCGTCCCTGCTGAAGTTCCACCGCCTCATCCTCGGCATCGAGGCGTCCCTGCTGATCCTGGTCCTCGCCATCGTGGACAACGTCCGCGGTGACCTGTTCTTCTCCCGGCTCGGCGTCGCGGTACTGGCCGGTATCGCGCTGCTCCAGACCCTGCTGCACCTGGTGTCCATCCTCGCGTCGAGCAGGCTCAAGTGA
- a CDS encoding DUF6380 family protein — protein MDRTVQGDAARGKRQATLRQGVASLTATAGRAPFNHHGGRAGEGAR, from the coding sequence ATGGACAGAACGGTCCAAGGTGATGCCGCCAGGGGAAAGCGGCAGGCAACCCTCCGGCAGGGCGTGGCGTCCCTGACTGCGACGGCCGGCCGTGCACCGTTCAATCACCACGGCGGCCGCGCAGGGGAGGGTGCACGATGA
- a CDS encoding phosphocholine cytidylyltransferase family protein: MIGLVLAAGAGRRLRPYTDSLPKALVPVGPAGIEGEPTVLDLTLGNFAEIGLTEVAIIVGYRKEAVYARKEALEAKYGLKLTLIDNDKAEEWNNAYSLWCGRDALKDGVILANGDTVHPVSVEKTLLAARGEGKRIILALDTVKSLADEEMKVVVDPGKGMTKITKLMDPAEATGEYIGVTLIEGDAAPELVDALKTVWETDPQQFYEHGYQELVNRGFRIDVAPIGDVKWVEIDNHDDLARGREIACLY, encoded by the coding sequence ATGATCGGCCTCGTGCTGGCGGCCGGCGCCGGACGGCGTCTGCGCCCCTACACCGACAGCCTTCCCAAGGCTCTGGTGCCGGTGGGCCCCGCGGGCATAGAGGGCGAACCCACGGTTCTCGACCTCACTCTCGGCAACTTCGCGGAGATCGGGCTGACCGAGGTCGCGATCATCGTCGGCTACCGCAAGGAGGCCGTGTACGCGCGCAAGGAGGCCCTTGAGGCCAAGTACGGCCTCAAGCTCACGCTCATCGACAACGACAAGGCCGAGGAGTGGAACAACGCGTACTCCCTGTGGTGCGGCCGTGACGCCCTCAAGGACGGCGTGATCCTCGCCAACGGCGACACCGTCCACCCGGTCTCCGTCGAGAAGACGCTGCTCGCCGCCCGCGGTGAGGGCAAGCGCATCATCCTCGCCCTCGACACCGTGAAGTCCCTCGCGGACGAGGAGATGAAGGTCGTCGTCGACCCCGGGAAGGGCATGACGAAGATCACCAAGCTGATGGACCCCGCCGAGGCCACCGGCGAGTACATCGGCGTCACGCTCATCGAGGGCGACGCCGCCCCCGAACTGGTCGACGCGCTGAAGACGGTCTGGGAGACCGACCCGCAGCAGTTCTACGAGCACGGGTACCAGGAACTGGTGAACCGCGGCTTCAGGATCGACGTGGCGCCGATCGGCGACGTCAAGTGGGTGGAGATCGACAACCACGACGATCTCGCCCGCGGACGGGAGATCGCGTGCCTCTACTGA
- a CDS encoding ABC transporter ATP-binding protein, with protein MADTEQKTAPRDPRPTVIADELHIVYRVNGAKSGKGSATAALSRIVKRGEERGVRKVHAVRGVSFVAYRGEAIGLIGSNGSGKSTLLRAIAGLLPAESGKVYTDGQPSLLGVNAALMNDLTGERNVILGGLAMGMSREQIKERYQEIVDFSGINEKGDFITLPMRTYSSGMAARLRFSIAAAKDHDVLMIDEALATGDRKFQKRSEARIRELRKEAGTVFLVSHNNKSIRDTCDRVLWLERGELRMDGPTDEVLKEYEKFTGK; from the coding sequence GTGGCTGACACCGAGCAGAAGACCGCCCCCCGGGACCCGCGTCCCACCGTCATCGCGGACGAGCTGCACATCGTCTACCGCGTCAACGGCGCCAAGTCCGGCAAGGGCAGCGCCACCGCCGCCCTCAGCCGCATCGTCAAGCGCGGCGAGGAGCGCGGGGTGCGCAAGGTGCACGCCGTGCGCGGAGTCTCCTTCGTCGCCTACCGCGGCGAGGCCATCGGCCTGATCGGCTCCAACGGCTCCGGCAAGTCCACCCTGCTGCGCGCCATCGCCGGTCTGCTGCCCGCCGAGAGCGGCAAGGTCTACACCGACGGTCAGCCCTCGCTGCTCGGCGTCAACGCGGCGCTCATGAACGACCTCACCGGCGAGCGGAACGTCATATTGGGCGGGCTCGCCATGGGCATGTCCCGGGAGCAGATCAAGGAGCGCTACCAGGAGATCGTCGACTTCTCGGGCATCAACGAGAAGGGCGACTTCATCACCCTGCCCATGCGCACCTACTCCTCCGGTATGGCGGCCCGCCTGCGCTTCTCCATCGCGGCCGCCAAGGACCACGACGTCCTGATGATCGACGAGGCCCTGGCCACCGGCGACCGCAAGTTCCAGAAGCGCTCCGAGGCGCGCATCCGGGAACTGCGCAAGGAAGCCGGCACGGTGTTCCTGGTCAGCCACAACAACAAGTCGATCCGTGACACCTGCGACCGGGTGCTGTGGCTGGAGCGTGGTGAGCTGCGCATGGACGGCCCGACCGACGAGGTCCTCAAGGAGTACGAGAAGTTCACGGGCAAGTAG
- a CDS encoding iron-containing alcohol dehydrogenase family protein, with protein sequence MPLLTRLIPAPVVVDIRPGALDDLVGVLADERISHSGRLAVAVSGGSGAKLRKRLEPSLPGATWYEVGGGTLDDAVRLASDIKAGHYDAVVGLGGGKIIDCAKFAAARVGLPLVAVPTNLAHDGLCSPVATLDNDAGRGSYGVPNPIAVVIDLDVIHEAPSRFVRAGIGDAVSNISAIADWELANRVKGEKIDGLAASIARQAGEAVLRHPGGIGDTDFLQVLAEALVLSGIAMSVSGDSRPSSGACHEINHAFDLLFPKRAAAHGEQCGLGATFAMFLRGAHEESAYMASVLRRHGLPVLPEEIGFSVDEFVRAVEFAPETRPGRYTILEHLDLKTDQIKDLYVDYVKTIGS encoded by the coding sequence GTGCCTCTACTGACCCGGCTCATCCCCGCGCCGGTCGTCGTCGACATCCGCCCGGGTGCCCTCGACGACCTGGTCGGCGTCCTCGCCGACGAGCGCATCTCGCACTCCGGCAGGCTCGCCGTCGCCGTCAGCGGCGGTTCCGGCGCCAAGCTGCGCAAGCGGCTGGAGCCCTCGCTGCCCGGCGCCACCTGGTACGAGGTCGGTGGCGGCACCCTCGACGACGCCGTCCGGCTGGCCAGTGACATAAAGGCCGGCCACTACGACGCGGTCGTGGGCCTCGGCGGCGGCAAGATCATCGACTGCGCCAAGTTCGCCGCGGCGCGCGTCGGCCTGCCGCTGGTCGCCGTGCCGACGAACCTCGCGCACGACGGCCTGTGCTCGCCGGTCGCGACCCTCGACAACGACGCGGGCCGCGGCTCCTACGGTGTGCCGAACCCGATCGCGGTCGTCATCGACCTCGACGTCATCCATGAGGCCCCGTCCCGCTTCGTGCGGGCCGGGATCGGCGACGCCGTCTCCAACATCTCCGCGATCGCGGACTGGGAGCTGGCCAACCGCGTCAAGGGCGAGAAGATCGACGGCCTCGCCGCCTCGATCGCCCGCCAGGCCGGCGAGGCCGTGCTCAGGCACCCCGGCGGCATAGGGGACACCGACTTCCTCCAGGTGCTCGCCGAGGCGCTCGTGCTCAGCGGTATCGCGATGTCGGTCTCGGGCGACTCCCGCCCGTCCTCCGGCGCCTGCCACGAGATCAACCACGCCTTCGACCTGCTCTTCCCCAAGCGCGCCGCCGCCCACGGTGAGCAGTGCGGCCTGGGCGCCACCTTCGCGATGTTCCTGCGGGGTGCGCACGAGGAGTCGGCGTACATGGCCTCGGTACTGCGCCGGCACGGCCTGCCGGTACTGCCGGAGGAGATCGGCTTCTCGGTGGACGAGTTCGTCCGCGCCGTGGAGTTCGCTCCGGAGACCCGGCCCGGCCGGTACACGATCCTCGAACACCTCGACCTCAAGACCGACCAGATCAAGGATCTCTACGTCGACTATGTCAAGACCATCGGTAGCTGA
- the hpnD gene encoding presqualene diphosphate synthase HpnD, which translates to MIRTVEAEPRVSAPVLAAYSYCEAVTGQQARNFAYGIRLLPMSRRRAMSALYAFSRRVDDIGDGTLPPDVKAARLEDTRAMLARVRDGEVDEDDTDPVAVALTHAATAFPIPLDGLDELIDGVLMDVRGETYETWDDLKVYCRCVAGAIGRLSLGVFGTEPGARGVERAPEYADTLGLALQLTNILRDVREDALGGRTYLPADDLAKFGCSAGFNGPKPPEGSDFAGLVHFEVRRARALFAEGYRLLPMLDRRSGACVAAMAGIYRRLLDRIERDPEAVLRGRVALPGREKAYVAVRGLSGLDARHVTRGTVRRRA; encoded by the coding sequence GTGATCCGGACCGTGGAGGCCGAACCACGCGTGTCCGCACCGGTACTCGCCGCCTACAGCTACTGCGAGGCCGTGACCGGACAGCAGGCACGGAACTTCGCGTACGGCATCAGGCTGCTGCCGATGTCCAGGCGCCGCGCGATGTCGGCGTTGTACGCCTTCTCGCGCCGCGTCGACGACATCGGCGACGGCACCCTGCCGCCGGACGTCAAGGCCGCCAGGCTCGAGGACACCCGGGCGATGCTGGCCCGGGTCCGTGACGGCGAGGTCGACGAGGACGACACCGACCCGGTCGCGGTCGCCCTGACCCACGCCGCCACCGCCTTCCCGATCCCGCTGGACGGCCTGGACGAGCTGATCGACGGCGTCCTGATGGACGTCCGCGGCGAGACCTACGAGACCTGGGACGACCTGAAGGTCTACTGCCGCTGTGTCGCGGGCGCCATCGGACGGCTCTCGCTCGGGGTGTTCGGTACCGAACCGGGGGCGCGCGGCGTCGAGCGCGCGCCCGAGTATGCCGACACGCTCGGGCTCGCGCTTCAGCTCACCAACATCCTCAGAGACGTCCGGGAGGACGCCCTGGGTGGACGCACCTATCTGCCCGCCGACGACCTCGCGAAGTTCGGCTGCTCGGCCGGGTTCAACGGGCCGAAACCACCGGAGGGCTCCGACTTCGCGGGCCTCGTGCACTTCGAAGTGCGACGGGCCCGCGCCCTTTTCGCCGAGGGCTACCGGCTCCTCCCCATGCTCGACCGGCGCAGCGGCGCCTGTGTCGCCGCCATGGCCGGGATCTACCGCCGCCTCCTGGACCGCATCGAGCGCGACCCGGAGGCCGTGCTGCGCGGCCGGGTCGCGCTGCCCGGGCGGGAGAAGGCGTACGTCGCCGTACGCGGACTGTCGGGTCTGGACGCCCGGCATGTGACGCGCGGGACCGTCAGGAGGCGCGCCTGA
- a CDS encoding glycosyltransferase family 2 protein → MSAPMKVGVVIITMGNRPDELRALLDSVAKQDGDRVEVVVVGNGSPVPDVPAGVRTIELPENLGIPGGRNVGIEAFGPSGRDVDILLFLDDDGLLANHDTAELCRTAFAEDPKLGIISFRIADPDTGVTQRRHVPRLRAADPMRSSRVTTFLGGANAVRTKVFAEVGGLPDEFFYAHEETDLAWRALDAGWMIDYRSDMVLYHPTTAPSRHAVYHRMVARNRVWLARRNLPALLVPVYLGVWLLLTLLRRPSRPALKAWFGGFREGWTTACGPRKPMKWRTVWRLTRLGRPPVI, encoded by the coding sequence GTGAGCGCCCCCATGAAGGTCGGCGTCGTCATCATCACGATGGGCAACCGGCCCGATGAGCTCCGTGCCCTGCTCGACTCGGTCGCCAAGCAGGACGGCGACCGCGTCGAGGTGGTCGTCGTCGGTAACGGCTCGCCCGTTCCGGACGTCCCCGCGGGCGTCCGCACCATCGAGCTGCCCGAGAACCTCGGCATCCCCGGCGGGCGCAACGTCGGTATCGAGGCCTTCGGCCCCAGCGGTCGCGACGTGGACATCTTGCTCTTCCTCGACGACGACGGCCTCCTCGCCAACCACGACACCGCCGAGCTGTGCCGTACGGCGTTCGCCGAGGACCCGAAGCTCGGCATCATCAGCTTCCGCATCGCCGACCCGGACACCGGCGTCACCCAGCGCCGCCACGTCCCCCGGCTGCGCGCCGCCGACCCCATGCGCTCCTCGCGCGTGACCACCTTCCTCGGCGGCGCCAACGCCGTCCGCACCAAGGTCTTCGCCGAAGTCGGCGGCCTGCCGGACGAGTTCTTCTACGCGCACGAGGAAACCGACCTGGCATGGCGGGCCCTCGACGCGGGCTGGATGATCGACTACCGGTCCGACATGGTGCTGTACCACCCGACGACCGCGCCCTCGCGGCACGCGGTCTACCACCGCATGGTCGCCCGCAACCGGGTCTGGCTCGCCCGCCGCAACCTGCCCGCGCTCCTGGTCCCGGTCTACCTCGGGGTCTGGCTGCTGCTCACCCTGCTGCGCCGCCCCTCGCGGCCCGCGCTCAAGGCATGGTTCGGCGGATTCCGGGAAGGCTGGACCACTGCGTGCGGCCCACGCAAGCCCATGAAGTGGCGTACCGTGTGGCGGCTGACCCGACTGGGCCGGCCCCCGGTCATCTGA
- the galE gene encoding UDP-glucose 4-epimerase GalE — MTWLITGGAGYIGAHVARAMTEAGERVLALDDLSAGVPARLPADVPLVRGSSLDAGLLKRVLAEHEVTGVLHLAARKQVAESVAQPTRYYQENVGGLATLLEAVAEAGVGRFVFSSSAAVYGNPDAGLITEDTPCAPVNPYGETKLTGEWLVRAAGQAHGISTVCLRYFNVAGAAAPELADTGVFNIVPMVFDRLTRDEAPRIFGDDYPTPDGTCVRDYIHVADLAEAHLAAARRVGDHDGDLTVNIGRGEGVSVRELVTVIGEVTGDRREPVVEPRRPGDAPVSVASAELAARELGWTARRGVREMIESAWAGWRLHHGQ, encoded by the coding sequence ATGACATGGCTGATCACAGGCGGAGCGGGATACATAGGGGCCCATGTGGCGCGGGCCATGACGGAGGCCGGGGAGCGCGTCCTCGCGCTGGACGACCTGTCGGCCGGGGTTCCCGCGCGGCTGCCGGCGGACGTGCCGCTCGTGCGGGGGTCGTCGCTCGACGCCGGGCTGCTGAAGCGGGTGCTGGCCGAGCACGAGGTGACCGGCGTGCTGCACCTGGCCGCGCGCAAGCAGGTCGCCGAGTCGGTGGCGCAGCCGACGCGCTACTACCAGGAGAACGTCGGCGGTCTGGCGACGCTCCTTGAGGCGGTCGCCGAGGCCGGGGTCGGTCGGTTCGTGTTCTCCTCGTCGGCGGCCGTCTACGGCAATCCCGACGCGGGGCTGATCACGGAGGACACTCCGTGCGCCCCGGTGAACCCCTACGGCGAGACCAAGCTCACCGGGGAGTGGCTGGTCCGGGCGGCGGGACAGGCGCACGGGATCTCCACCGTGTGTCTGCGGTACTTCAACGTGGCGGGGGCCGCGGCCCCCGAGCTGGCGGACACGGGCGTCTTCAACATCGTGCCGATGGTCTTCGACCGGCTCACCCGCGACGAGGCCCCGCGGATCTTCGGTGACGACTACCCGACGCCGGACGGCACCTGCGTCCGCGACTACATCCATGTCGCCGACCTGGCCGAGGCGCATCTCGCGGCGGCACGACGGGTCGGGGACCACGACGGTGACCTGACCGTCAACATCGGCCGCGGCGAAGGTGTCTCCGTTCGGGAGTTGGTCACGGTCATCGGCGAGGTCACCGGCGACCGCCGGGAGCCCGTCGTGGAGCCCCGGCGTCCCGGCGACGCCCCGGTCTCGGTCGCCTCGGCCGAGCTGGCCGCCCGGGAGCTCGGCTGGACCGCCCGGCGCGGGGTGCGGGAGATGATCGAGTCGGCGTGGGCCGGCTGGCGGCTGCACCACGGCCAGTGA
- a CDS encoding DUF5941 domain-containing protein, with translation MSTAILTGQPVPGSSIEGDLRSLGFDVRTASDAAETETLLAQVPGDQRVAVVDAGFVGHLHALRLGLTDPRFPLAAIPGAVTAQPAGRQALTRAMARENSAGGGTALVVDSLADRIVTALDADDAGVHHPELGSLVAVVPADPQARNEARQSVAAVDDEAVRLKSAVKSRDGFFTTYCISPYSRYIARWCARRGLTPNQVTTASLITALIAASCAATGTRAGFVAAGLLLIFSFVLDCTDGQLARYSLQYSTLGAWLDATFDRAKEYAYYAGLALGAARGGDDVWALALGAMILQTCRHVVDFSFNEANHDATANTSPTAALSDKLDSVGWTVWVRRMIVLPIGERWAMIAVLTALTTPRITFYALLIGCAFAATYTTAGRVLRSLTRKAKRTDRAAQALADLTDSGPLAEGVARFLPGAARGTAPFSAAAGAVAVVLAAWAWGSSWYVVLLAGLYVLLSAEAVARPLKGALDWLVPPFFRAAEYCTVLVLAAKADVNGALPAAFGLVAAVAYHHYDTVYRIRGNAGASPAWLVRAIGGHEGRTLLVAVLAAVLTASQFKVALTALAVAVALVVLVESIRFWVSSGAPAVHDEGEPA, from the coding sequence TTGTCGACCGCCATCCTCACCGGTCAGCCGGTCCCCGGATCGTCGATCGAGGGCGATCTGCGGTCCCTCGGCTTCGACGTCCGGACCGCCTCCGATGCCGCCGAGACCGAGACACTGCTCGCCCAGGTGCCCGGTGACCAGCGGGTCGCCGTCGTCGACGCCGGTTTCGTCGGCCATCTGCACGCCCTGCGCCTCGGCCTGACCGACCCGCGCTTCCCGCTCGCCGCGATCCCCGGCGCCGTCACGGCCCAGCCGGCCGGCCGCCAGGCCCTGACCCGCGCGATGGCCCGGGAGAACAGCGCGGGCGGCGGTACGGCACTCGTCGTGGACAGCCTCGCCGACCGGATCGTCACCGCGCTGGACGCGGACGACGCCGGCGTCCACCACCCCGAGCTCGGCAGCCTCGTCGCCGTGGTCCCGGCCGACCCGCAGGCCCGCAACGAGGCACGGCAGTCCGTCGCCGCCGTCGACGACGAAGCCGTACGCCTGAAGTCGGCCGTGAAGTCCCGCGACGGCTTCTTCACCACATACTGCATCAGCCCGTACTCCCGCTACATCGCCCGCTGGTGCGCCCGCCGGGGGCTGACCCCGAACCAGGTCACCACCGCCTCGCTCATCACCGCGCTGATCGCCGCGAGCTGCGCGGCGACGGGCACCCGGGCCGGGTTCGTCGCGGCCGGTCTGCTGCTGATCTTCTCCTTCGTCCTGGACTGCACCGACGGCCAGCTCGCCCGCTACTCCCTCCAGTACTCCACGCTCGGCGCCTGGCTGGACGCCACCTTCGACCGGGCCAAGGAGTACGCCTACTACGCCGGACTGGCGCTGGGAGCCGCCAGGGGCGGCGACGACGTCTGGGCGCTGGCGCTGGGCGCGATGATCCTCCAGACCTGCCGGCACGTCGTCGACTTCTCCTTCAACGAGGCCAACCACGACGCCACCGCCAACACCAGCCCCACCGCCGCCCTCTCCGACAAGCTCGACAGCGTCGGCTGGACGGTGTGGGTACGGCGCATGATCGTGCTCCCGATCGGTGAGCGCTGGGCGATGATCGCGGTCCTCACGGCGCTGACCACGCCTCGCATCACCTTCTACGCACTGCTCATCGGCTGCGCGTTCGCGGCGACGTACACCACGGCGGGCCGGGTGCTGCGGTCGCTGACGCGCAAGGCCAAGCGCACGGACCGGGCCGCGCAGGCGCTGGCCGACCTCACGGACAGCGGGCCGCTGGCCGAGGGCGTCGCACGCTTCCTGCCCGGTGCGGCCCGCGGGACCGCCCCGTTCAGCGCCGCCGCCGGCGCGGTCGCCGTGGTCCTGGCCGCCTGGGCCTGGGGCTCCTCCTGGTACGTCGTGCTGCTCGCCGGGCTCTACGTCCTGCTGTCGGCCGAAGCCGTCGCCCGCCCCCTCAAGGGCGCCCTCGACTGGCTGGTTCCGCCCTTCTTCCGGGCGGCCGAGTACTGCACCGTCCTGGTGCTGGCGGCCAAGGCGGACGTGAACGGAGCCCTTCCTGCGGCTTTCGGGCTGGTGGCGGCGGTCGCCTACCATCACTACGACACGGTGTACCGCATCCGCGGCAACGCCGGCGCGTCCCCGGCCTGGCTGGTGCGCGCCATCGGGGGGCACGAGGGGCGGACGCTGCTCGTCGCCGTCCTGGCCGCGGTGCTCACCGCCTCGCAGTTCAAGGTCGCGCTCACGGCTCTGGCCGTGGCCGTCGCCCTCGTGGTGCTCGTCGAGAGCATCCGCTTCTGGGTGTCCTCCGGGGCGCCCGCCGTACACGATGAAGGAGAACCCGCATGA
- the hpnC gene encoding squalene synthase HpnC, with the protein MTGTDTARASDPERGTLDKAAGENFPVAPFFLPRAWRTDLMAVYGFARLVDDIGDGDLAPGGADARLLGVSAAKAEDRLEMLDAFEADLDRVFTGAPRHPLLRRLQPTVRRRSLPPEPFRGLIAANRQDQLVKRYETYDDLLAYCELSANPVGRLVLGVTGTSTPERIRLSDAICTALQIVEHLQDVAEDLARDRIYLPAEDMKRFHVQEADLATRTAGASVRALVAHEAERARTLLNEGAPLVGSVHGRLKLLLAGFVAGGRAAIRAIAAAEYDVLPGPPKPGKLQLLREVGVTLRGEG; encoded by the coding sequence GTGACGGGAACCGACACGGCACGCGCTTCGGATCCGGAGCGCGGCACGCTGGACAAGGCCGCGGGTGAGAACTTCCCCGTGGCCCCCTTCTTCCTGCCCCGGGCCTGGCGCACCGACCTCATGGCCGTCTACGGCTTCGCCCGCCTCGTCGACGACATCGGCGACGGTGACCTCGCCCCCGGCGGCGCCGACGCCCGCCTCCTCGGCGTCTCCGCCGCGAAGGCCGAGGACCGTCTGGAGATGCTGGACGCCTTCGAGGCCGACCTCGACCGGGTCTTCACCGGAGCACCCCGCCACCCGCTGCTGCGCCGCCTACAGCCCACGGTCCGCCGCCGGTCGCTGCCCCCCGAGCCCTTCCGCGGCCTGATCGCCGCGAACCGCCAGGACCAGCTGGTCAAGCGGTACGAGACCTACGACGACCTGCTCGCCTACTGCGAACTGTCGGCCAACCCCGTGGGACGCCTGGTGCTCGGCGTCACCGGCACCTCGACCCCGGAGCGGATCCGGCTCTCGGACGCGATCTGCACGGCGCTCCAGATCGTCGAACACCTCCAGGACGTGGCCGAGGACCTCGCCCGCGACCGTATCTACCTGCCCGCCGAGGACATGAAACGCTTCCATGTCCAGGAGGCGGATCTCGCCACGAGGACCGCGGGCGCATCGGTGCGCGCACTGGTCGCCCACGAAGCAGAACGCGCCCGCACTCTCCTGAATGAAGGCGCCCCCCTGGTGGGTAGCGTCCACGGCAGGTTGAAGCTGCTGCTCGCAGGGTTCGTGGCGGGGGGAAGGGCGGCGATCCGCGCGATCGCCGCCGCCGAATACGACGTACTTCCCGGCCCACCCAAGCCCGGCAAGCTCCAGCTGCTGCGCGAGGTGGGCGTGACTCTGCGAGGAGAGGGGTGA